The DNA sequence TGCTTTTTCAacactgaaaagaatttaaaactttTTTCTGATGACTTTGATATAAATCTTCCCAAAGCTGTTATCCTGTATGTTAATCTCTGCACTTCTTTCTTGCTCGTGAGTATATTTGGTATTTCCTCAATAGCTTTGATCTGTGTGGGATTTACTTCAATACCTCTGTTagaaaaaaaaaacctaaaaatatACCTGAAGCCACGCCAAAAGCGCACTTTTTCGGGTTTAACTTCATATTGTACTTGCGGAGAGTCTCAAAGGTCTCGAACAAGTGTTGAAAATGATCCCCCGTCTGTgttgacttgaccaacatatcgtctaTATAGACTTCCATGATTTTTCCCACGAGTTCTTGAAACATTTAGTCACCAATCTTTGATATgtggctccagcatttttcaagccaaatgGCATGATTTTATAACAGTAAATCCCCCTGTCTGTGATAAACAAAGTTTTATCTTCATCTAGAGGATCCATTTTTATCTGGTTATATCCTGAATATGCATCTAAAAAACTTAAAAGCTCATGACATGCGGTAGAATCAATTAACtgatctatatgcggtaaagAAAATGAATCTTTAGGACAAGCCTTATTTAAATCAGTATAGTCTACGCAAACTCGccattttccattcttttttggaaccacaacggtattagctaaccagtcagggtactttacctctcgtatTGAACCAATTTTCAAAAGCTTTTGTACCTCATCCTGGATCACTTGGTTTTTGAAGGACCCTTGCTTCCTTTTCTTTTACTTGACTGGTGGGTGTAATGGATCCTCATTCATCTTATGAATCATCACCTCCggtggtatacctgtcatatctgaatgcgaccaagcaaagcaatctgcGTTGGCACgtaaaaattcaattaacttacTTTTCATCTCTGGGCTCAAATTTACTCTGATGTAAAATTTTTTGTCTGGCCAGTGGACAAATAGTATTACAGCTTCGAGCTCCTCGGTGGTTGTTTTAATGTTCTCATTTTCCTCTGGCTCTTGACTCACATCGGGTCTCGAGTCGACATCAGTCTTCCCTTGCGTGTTTTCAGTTGAGGTTTGAATAGTAGTGTCCTCAACTGAATTCTGTAATTGCTATTTCGCATCTGCATCATTGGCAACTATGCTTGCAGTCACCACCGAGTTAATACTTCGTGAAGCTTATTGATCTCCGCGGATTCGTCGGATTCCCCATTGTGAAGGGAATTTGATAACTTGATGCAATGTGGATGGGACAacatccatatcatgaatccatggtcttcccaaaattatATTATAAGCCATGTCTGTGTCTATCACCTGGAACTTTGTATCCTTGATGACCCATTTTGCAAATGTGGTAAGTACAACTTCCCCTTTCGTAACAACACTTGAATTATCAAACCCAGATAAGGACCGTGCTTTTGGTATGACCTTATCTTAGCTTGCATTTCATTTACCACCCCCAGTAAAATGATGTtcactgagctacctggatcaatcaaaactatttttacattagtatcatgtacaagtagagatattaccagtgcatcgttgtgaggaatCATCAAGCCATCCGCGTCTTCATCGTCGAATGTTATATTGTCGCCCTCCAAAACTTGGCGGACTCACTTTCCATGAGTGATAGTAACTTTGAAGTCTTTTTCGCGGCTGTGTATGTTACTCCATTAACCTCATCATCTCCGGTTATGACGTTGATTGTTCTCTTTGGTGATGGAAGTTTTGGGGGTTCTTGTCTGTTATTCATGTATGATTGTCTCTCTTTTTCACTGAACAGATCAGTAAGATAGCCTTACATCAATAAATGTTCGACCTCTCCTTGCAAAAGCCTGCAATCTGTTGTTCTATGGCCATGATCATTATGAAACTCGCACCAAAAGTCTGGGTTTCTTTTGTTCGGATCTGATCTCATTTCTTTTGGCCATCGCACCTTATCTCCCATACCTTTTAAAATAGCTACCAATTCGGAGGTGTTAATGTTAAAGCTATAATCCCCTATTCTTGCTTGTGTACTGGGATCACTACTTCGGGCATTTCGTTCCTTTTTGAACCTAGATGAAGAACTCATGTCTTTTTGTCTTGATCTTGAATCAAATCGTGCATTCTCCGATTTAGATCGAGAGTCTCGCCCCGTAGGTCCCATGTATGGGTCGTACCTATTTTTACTGGACCTTCTTTCTGATTCTGAGCGTCTCGAACCTGGCCTTTCTTCGGCCCTTGGTTGTGCGACCGTATCTTCTTCTATCTGCAGCTTTGTACTATATCTATTGTACACATCGTTTCAAGTTGTTGCAGGAAATTCTCGTAAACTTTCTTTCAACCTCCTCGTGGCTtctgaactttgctcgttcaagtTGCTCGCGAATGCCATAGCCGCCCAGTTATCAGGTACTCGAGGTATCATCATCCTCTCTCGCTGGAATCTATCTACGAATTCCTTGAGCAATTATGTACTCGAAGATGTCTTCCATCCTTTTTTCACCTTTTTGAGttcccgaatgtgcttttataaatgaatttgcaagctcagcaaaagaatcaatggaatttttaggtaaaagagaataccatatTAATGCTCCTTTTGTGAGTGTTTCGCCAAACTTTTTAACCAAAACTGATTCGAGCTCCTGtttggttaaatcattgcctttCACGCTGGTAGTGAACGCGGTTACGTGATTCCGAGGGTCAGTTGTTCCATCATATTTGGAAATATCAGGCATTTTAAACTTTTTGGAAATTGATAAAGGTGTTGCACTTGGCTTCTAGGGTTGCTGTGAATACTTATCAATATCCACACCTTTGATCATGGTAGGCATGCCAGGTATTTACTCTATACGCTCGTTTTGCTCCTTCAACTGTTTTTGCAAAGTTAGCATTAAACTTTGTAAACTAGAATTATTTGGCGTACCTGACACTCCATCGCGAAATTCATAGGGAATTTCTCCACTTCTAGAGTTATCAAGCCCCGAACGCGGGTTCTCCAAAGTTGTTGTATTAACTGGTGGAGGAGTTTGTGCTGCATTGGGTAATCCTCTGACAAAAGCCTGTAGTGCACTGTTCGCGTGTTCTGCAATCAATTTCTTTAGAGCATCCTGCTCCACGGTTTGGTCGTCTCCATGCTGATCATCAGCGCGCGAAGCAGACCTTTCAGGTGAACTTTTACGGGATTGCTGAGGGAATTCCGTAGGTGTGTGGGGTGGTGGAGTTCCACTTTGTTGGTTCAGCTGCTTTTTCTCGTTAACGGTTGACATACTTGGTCGTTAAAAATGAAGTTTGGAAAGTGAACAGACTATCAGATTTTCAGTAACGGAACCAATttatttaacccaaaaatagatttctcggtcaaaatcaatatcaagaagaaatagggttactgataaccaagatttacttcactttcccAATAATTTGAACAATAAATCAAGGAATGAaataattgacaaagaaaatacGAAATAGATTGATAATCACTCCCAAAATTGCGGTTTAGAACCTTGAGAATAAGGTAAAGAATGATTGCATAAATTTCAGTCCTTATATAGGAGCATACAGTTATAACGGTTTCCTTATTTAATTCGGGCTCACTAATGGcattaattgccttgattacccGTTACCATATACAATTGTAATGGAAGTATTTATGGCTAAGGATTTCATGTAACCGTATCGATTTCCCTTCCTTATTTATGACAGGTTCGTGCATCTTCCATTCTTAACGGTCTTTATTCATTCCGCTCCTATTTCTCCTTTTACAGCTGTCAGGTCCGGCTCTTTTCTCAGTGTAACCCGAGGGTGTTCCTCCCGTGCCTTTTTCGCATTCTTTAACTCGTCTGATTAAGAACGTCACTTGTCGCTACATTGATGGTCCACATACCATGTCTTGTCACCTCGATGATAGTCCACGTGTCATGTCTTTTTTTCACTAATACAACTACCTTGTTTTATATTAACTTTCTAACATTGAACGCATCAAATTTAATTCTTTCACGAAGTCTTTCAAAATATAtgtatgcaaaaatattatcgagaaaacaaaattacaaaaaataacaCAAAAGAACTGAAAAGGTATTTTCTTTACCCCCTTTTAGGGTTTCTTCtctttatatttaaaattttttgttttaattaCTTGTTCATTTTTTATTTGCTTTACAGTATGCAAAAGAATTTTGAAGAACGAAATTGGAAATAAGATGTAAGAATATACTCACTCTATTTCAAAAAGATTGGCATTATTTCCTTATTAGTGCGTTTCAAAAATATTGACACATTTCAATATTTCCTTAATAAGAAGTATTTATAGTCACACAAGTTATATGACACATTTCATACCActaagtttcaaaagttttacagTCATAGAAATGTTATAGCTTATTTAAGCCCACATATCTCAAAAGTTTTATCTTTATTAAAGTTTGTATCAAGTTAAACTAAGATAATCTttttaaaacggagggagtactaaaCTTTGTGAAAGGAAAATGTAAGAAAACAATCTTGTCCATTAGGTTGATAGGTACAATATATTTCCGTTACACCATAAAAGAAATATTCAAGCAATATATCAAAATCTTAAGGTTGGTAAGTTACAAACTGAAGCCTCTAGAGTTACACGGTTATCCCTTATAATGAATGGAGAATCCAGCTCCTTAGTTTCTGCACAATTATGGCTTCAGCTTGGCAGAGCATAAGGTAGGTAAGTACGAATGAAAACTTTTCGAACTTGTAGCAATTTTTACCCATTTGTTTACTCAATACACAAAATCACAGTCGTAAAgtggaaaaaaggaaaaaagaaacaaattaaGTTAAAGGAGCTTGACAAGTGCCATGGGAGAGGTCAGGATGATTAAAGCTTAAGCTTCTACCAGACAATTTCCTTTGTACTAAATTAAATTAAGCAGCAACCTAAATCTAGATTTGTCAAACCCACCAAAACTGTTTCCAACCCAGCATCTGCATTCCCAGATACTTTGGCTGGACTGTGACTAACTTATCTTGATTCCTATTTTTACACAAGTAAGAGAAACAACTAGAACAGAAAAGTATGGACTTTTTTGGCAAATGACGTCTTCTGCAGTAACATCGAATGGAAAAGCATCAAAACTTCAACTCAACATCATGAGGAACAGGCGAAGCATTGCCTGTCAAAGCATTCGAGGATTCAGAATGAAATCACCCGTTATAACTTCTTGATCAGCTCATGTTTTTAAAATCTCAATCAATCTCTCCTTCCTCCGGATCTTTTGATATGTCCTCAGGACAATTTGATAAATCTGGAATACTATGTGATTCATTTTCTTCTTCATCCTCACCATCTCCCTTCATATACAATCCAAGCTGCTCCAATGGGTTACTGCTTGCCTTGAATTTGAAACTACCAAGACCATTTTGAGAGTGACCAGGGCTTGTCTCTTCAGTGAACCTCTCTAATTGTTCATCTGGAGCAGCTCTAAACAATTCCAGATCTTCCATAAACTGACTGTTCTCATTGATTTCAACTGTCTTTTCCATCTATTGGAAAAAATACAATTACAAGTTGCACAAGTAGGAGATGATCAAACCTAATCTGACCCCAGCTAGGATATGTCATTACCTTCAGCAGAGCCTGACGAGCAGCTTCTCTTTCAAGTTCTCGTTTCTTTTTGGCTTCTGCAGCAGCTTCTGCTTCAGCTTCTCTTCGAGCCTCACCTGCGGCCTTAGCTTCTGCTTGTAAGCGGGCTTTCTCTGCATAAGTAGACAGAAATAAACAGGAAGTTCCTGCAAATGTTATTGTGAAATCCGTACAAACTAAAAATAATCAGACCTTCTCGCCTTCGCCTTTCAAGCTCCTCTTTCCCAAGCTTCAGCTTTTCAGGGTCCCACACTTCACCCTAAAATATGGTAAGAAGAAATGTCAGTGCCAAACAAAGTTCCATACAGATAAAATTCCAACAAGGGTGACACCAACAATTGTTAGCCCTACCTTCTCAAGGGTTTTCTCTTGAGCTTTTAATATGGTATCTGCAAAACGACTCCTCAACAACGCTGCACGGTAAAGTTTCTCAGGGGAGACTTGCCTCTCCGGTGGAGCACTCTCCCCTAAAAGATTACAGCACACGGTGTGAGATGATGCCGCATAACTAATTAGCACATATTTTCTTCGCCAATTACCATTGCTTACCCTCATGATGATCATTGGGTTCACCTAAAATAGACTTTGGTTGTGAATTCCGCTCTGTAAAGCCATCCAAGGAATCTGTCGAACATGAATGCAAACACAATGTCACACTCGTATTGAGCAAAAAATTTTGGTAAAATCTCCCACTTCCCAGAGAGAACCAAAATGTGCAGCTACAAGAAACAACAGGAAAACAAATCTTATGGATTCTACAGATTGACAACCTCTAGACTCTCGTTGATCGAGCTCTTTCTGTTCTAAGCTCAACCCAGAACTCGCTGTCACCTGCTGAGGAACAGAATCAATTAGCAAGGGAGAAAATAAGTCAGACATGATAATGAGCCGCAAAAGAACACATAAAATAAGGCAACAAATCCCATCTGTCACACCTTTGGGTTGGTTAAGGGAATTGAACCTTTAGCACCATCAGATTCACCACTAGAAGAGCTCCCGGAGTCTGTATCTAAGAAGATAAGCATCCAACAATCTGAGTGAGAAGTAGAAAAAATACTGCCTCAAGTTCACTGCACACAGTTCACTTAATCACAGACTGTTTAACAGGCAATGAAGTCCTAATTGAGTAAAGCATATTAACTCCAGAGGAATAAGAACTCTTGCACCTTCCGATTTCATACAAGTGTTCGAATGTGGAAGGCTAAGGCATCTTATACCTTCAAAACTTGTTCTCTCCATTAACCAGGAATACATAGGACACCTTACTCAATATGTGGAGTAAGTATCCGATGTACAAAAGAAGTGTTGAATTTAATGATAAACAAAAAGAACATATCTAATTTATTAGTCCTATGTACCTCAAAATAGAGAACAGTaagcaaaaaaggaaaaatagCAATTTCTATGTAGTGCAGGAAGCTATCGATGTAATATTCAATTGGGCGAAAGGACAGAAGCGAGAGCTACTAAAATACACTAAGCCTTGTTCATCATTAATGATAAGCAATTGTAATGTATATATAGACTCGCAAGATCTTGCAATCACCCTCCTGCTAGTTAAAGCCACTGCTGCTTATTGAGGAATTTCTACTAGGGAAGTATCAATATTCGGATCCACATGAAGAAGCTTCAAACACCTGAATTTTTTTCAATATTAAATGGTGGAGGCCATAGTGGGAAGAAGCAATACCATCTGAGTCTTGCCACAATATTTCAAGCCATACAGATGCAGCAGAGCAGCTCAGAAAGAAATCATGATCAGATTTAGAAGCGAGAGGCTATAATACACACGTTTATCTTTGGCCAAGCTATAAGATCTCAACAATGTTGCTCCTAACAAAAGGACAAATGGGACAATTGAAGGTTGTGCTACCAAAGTCAAAGGATTGAAGAGAAAAACAAAGCAGATGGACAATATGACATAGAAGATGGGAACGGATCTGGAAGACCATCCTTTTAAAGCGAATTCTAATTTGTGAACAGTGCTTAAATGTAAGCATTAACTTGTGATTTATTTGCATATACTAATCAAACTTTTTCATTTTTATCTAGGATAGCGATTAGAGCGCCAACTTATTCTTGTTCAACAAGTAAGCAATCCAAATAAGGTGGGGACAAAGGACAAGTACTCAGATGTGAAAGGAACCAGAAGCTTTTTTAAAACCTTCATTCACATAATTTTTTTTTGGATGTAAATCTATTGATGTTGGGAGAAGAAACCTTCATTCACATAATTTTAAAGAACTTATCAAACAACACAATTTTAAAGAGATCATGAGGTACCAGGAGAAAAGTAatcacaaaattcataaaaagaaaCATATCACATCAGAAATTTTCTCATTGCCAAACCAAAAAGAACACCAGTCTATTTTCCACAGCTCACTGAAATTACATGACAAACAAAAAGATGTCAAAACTCAAAGCAATAAGTTCCCAGTATCATTTTTTCCTTCCGAAGTAGGTTCATCACCATGAAAATTAGCACACTCGAACCTCAAGTTAAAAGTCCCTGACTTACATGTCAAAAGCTCTAATTTCAAGAGCAAATATAAACCTAAAATTATTCCTTAAACCCTAATATAAgcaaatgtgtgtgtgtgtgtgtgtgtgtgtgtgtgtgagagagagagagagagagagagagagagagagagagagagagagagagagagagagagaggaggggGGTCATGTGTCAATTCGTGAGAGGTACTGGCAGATTTGATAGAAGGGAGCCACAAAAGTTCTCTTTTCTCTATTGTTCTTTTCCTCTCTTttcatttcctttttattttggtGACACCAACAGGATTCTTTCGCACTGCCATTAAAAACGTAGTTAGATATAGGAAATTGGCCAATACTTTTACATTTACACAAATGGGAAACAGCAGGCAACTCAAGGGATAAAGTGGTTATACAGTAGAATCCATCGTCAAGCCTATAGGAAATACTGGAGAAGGAAGATTATCATCACAGGCAGAACGAGTTACAAAATGACCCACCACCTTGTAAAAATACAGCAACCCTCTCAGAACGAACCAAACACCAATCCACCCAACACTGTGAAGTTCTATTTGAAGAGCGAGAAAATTGATTTTCATCAAGTATATCACACATGCAAAGAGTTCCCACAAGAAAATgcaataaacaaaaaaaaacaggGTCAAGGATGAAAAAGAAAAGGCAGAGTCTTTGTGTCTAACAAGATAAAATTTGTAACCAACATAAATAAAGCCACAAGTTATGCAAGAATTTCTTAATAGCACAAACCACTAGATGAAGAGCCTAAATCACTTCTAGAACTACTTGAGCTGCTGCATTTATTGGCTCTACGAACAAGGTCCTTTTCAATCTCCACGGGTGTGAAACTTGAGACAGGTGGATCATTTCCTCCAATATCGACTTCCTCATCTGCTGGATCATTGtctataaataaaatttaaaaatacataGAAGACAGAGAGAATCAGAAACTCTATTAATCACCATATATCAGCTTGACAGCTCTACTTCTTTTAAATCTTCAAGCATGTACTAATGAGAAATCACCTTTGCATGGCTGCATGGATGAATTGCTAAAACCAGACTCATTCTGAAGCGGCAGCATACAAAAAATAATATGATAACTTTAATATGCACATAAAGGCATCTTGTAAAGTAATATAAAGAATGAAGTAAGATATTATGCAATCACATTATCATATTCACCTCCATCTCACAAGGTTCAGCTTTTGCCTGACTTTTCTGTTTATCCAGTAGATACTCATCCAAGAGCTGCCGTAACTTGTACAGTGTATCATTAGTGAGAGCATCAATATCAATCTCGATCTCATCTTCACTAACTTGACTTCCATGAAGGCTGCTCTCTTTTAGGAAATCAATTATCTTTTCAGGTAATTCAGCCAGTAATGCCTCCAGCTCCATACTGAGTTTATGCTTCTCAAAATCGCTCATGACTTGCTTTACCGGTTCTGATCTACCCTTGTTTTCAAATGGAGcaattttcttcttcttataAGGTGGTACTACTAAAGGAGCTTCACTTTCAGTTTCTAAAATAACACTCGACTTTGAAGGTAAAGGTTCTTCTTCTGCTACAGGAAATTTCTTCTCTATCTGTTTCCATCTAACCTCGAAAAATTTGCTAAGTGTTTGAGCCATAATATGAACGTCGTTTCCTGGTGAATTGTATGTCATCGCATTCTTAAAGGTGAGCCTCACATCTGCAGAAAATTCCAAAGGAGTTAAATATTCCCCTGACATCAACTTTGATTGTACAGTCCCCAAATCCATTGGATGCTTAATAACAGTGAAATAGTCTGGGATTTTTAATTTTACCACATCAACTGGCGCATTGAAAACCCAACCATATTGGTGTGACATCATCCGGTTTAGCAGCGTCTCGCATTGTTTCATAAACATCACTATACTAGTGTTTGAGACGGCCTGTTTCACTGGCTCAGGCCGCCGAGCCCCTAATCCTTTTGTTCGAGGTCCATTTCTTCCTTGAGCAGTCTTTTTCTTTCCGCGAGGTACTTTTGCTTCTTTCATAAAACTCTGAGATATCTCCGCGCCTGGCCTCCTCCACCCATCACTGCAACTATGTATATCACTAACAGGTGAAAGAACCCCAAAATTTGAGCTAAAAGAAGCAATTTTCTTCTGCAGTATTCTAACATGTTCAAGTTCAGTCCTCAACCTTATTTTCAAATCTTTTCTCTCGGAGCATGACATCTTGGACAACGACAAAACTTGAGTAGGTACACTAAATTGATCGTAATCATCAGCACTCAAATTAATGCATCTCTTCTTCGGTGCACAAGAATCATCTGAAGCTGTCATTTCAGTTTCAACTCGTCCTGAGCTACCAAAACCCTCGGATTCTGCCATTGTTCCAACAGCATGACAATAATCCGGCACAAACCCAGACACATAACCTCTTGAAACTTTACGTGACTTTCCCATCATTTCACCCGAACCCTTATTAAAACACTTGTTCAATTCCCCCTGTCCAGTGAAATGTACGGGAACAGTAAGTACCATGTGATAAATAAACTCCTAAAGTCTGCACATGCCAACCAAATTTAATCCGTCTCAATAGTTAGAAATGAAGCAAAGATGGCACGGTCCTGATTAATTGTTTTGAAGTGATAGGCTTTCGCCTACTAATGGGTATAGATACGCCATCTTGGATCCAAAGACATCAATAGCATTACCTCGAGACGACTTTCACAATTTCCACAATGCCGGAATAAACTAATTCGTTATGGTTCTCAGTAGCAAATGGGCAATTCAATTTCACCGAACAGCACCAATTTTCTCCTTCGTCCAACAGTTAATATTAAGATTTTCCATGTAACAGTAAATTCATCATAGAAACATCTCTCCCCTGTAACCCAATAGGGAGACTCTCATTTATTCCCTATTACGAATTTAACGCATTTGGGTTATAAATAATGAgtaaatagattcacataaactcTAATTgatattggaaaaaaaaaaacacaaaattgGAGCTTCAAAATCCAATAGAAAGCCCTAAGAGTTAGTATGAAGCTGAGATAGAAAATTGAAGAAGCTTCTAGAAGAACCCAATATTGAAACCTGGATATCCAAATAGAGCAGGTGGCCCAATCAATCACACCAAACCCTTGAAGAAAACCCTCGTTTGGCTTTCGCTCTTCGCcgcgaagagagagagagagagagaagaaatgAGATTGCTAAATTATATACAAAGAACCAAATATGGAAAGAGAGACAACTTCCGAGATTGTGTTTTGCAATTTTATCCCGCCGCGCTATTAGCATTTCTTAACCGATAGTTTTCCTCGTATTAGTTTATCTGACGGCTGTTGTTATCTCTCTTTCAGACCATCAGATACAGATCTGGCGGCGGCGCTTCTttgttcttcctttttctttgttcttttttcctttttaacgATAGTCGATAAATAATAACTTAAGCGTTCTTAcaacaaaattaataaattttgtgTCGATCACGCATTCGCTTGAGTGACCATATGCATTCCCATCCGTACTATGGTTATGACATCTTATTATTCAAAATATTCTTTAATATTTTTAGtaatcaaaaaataaaagtagATAGATAAAACTTGAAAATCAATAAaacacagtttgtccaaaattaattcaagctatttttagtcaataaaagcgaccgtgctagaaccacgggactcgggaatgccttaca is a window from the Nicotiana tomentosiformis chromosome 10, ASM39032v3, whole genome shotgun sequence genome containing:
- the LOC104103281 gene encoding transcription factor GTE10-like isoform X7; protein product: MVLTVPVHFTGQGELNKCFNKGSGEMMGKSRKVSRGYVSGFVPDYCHAVGTMAESEGFGSSGRVETEMTASDDSCAPKKRCINLSADDYDQFSVPTQVLSLSKMSCSERKDLKIRLRTELEHVRILQKKIASFSSNFGVLSPVSDIHSCSDGWRRPGAEISQSFMKEAKVPRGKKKTAQGRNGPRTKGLGARRPEPVKQAVSNTSIVMFMKQCETLLNRMMSHQYGWVFNAPVDVVKLKIPDYFTVIKHPMDLGTVQSKLMSGEYLTPLEFSADVRLTFKNAMTYNSPGNDVHIMAQTLSKFFEVRWKQIEKKFPVAEEEPLPSKSSVILETESEAPLVVPPYKKKKIAPFENKGRSEPVKQVMSDFEKHKLSMELEALLAELPEKIIDFLKESSLHGSQVSEDEIEIDIDALTNDTLYKLRQLLDEYLLDKQKSQAKAEPCEMENESGFSNSSMQPCKDEEVDIGGNDPPVSSFTPVEIEKDLVRRANKCSSSSSSRSDLGSSSSDTDSGSSSSGESDGAKGSIPLTNPKQVTASSGLSLEQKELDQRESRDSLDGFTERNSQPKSILGEPNDHHEGESAPPERQVSPEKLYRAALLRSRFADTILKAQEKTLEKGEVWDPEKLKLGKEELERRRREEKARLQAEAKAAGEARREAEAEAAAEAKKKRELEREAARQALLKMEKTVEINENSQFMEDLELFRAAPDEQLERFTEETSPGHSQNGLGSFKFKASSNPLEQLGLYMKGDGEDEEENESHSIPDLSNCPEDISKDPEEGEID
- the LOC104103281 gene encoding transcription factor GTE10-like isoform X6, translating into MVLTVPVHFTGQGELNKCFNKGSGEMMGKSRKVSRGYVSGFVPDYCHAVGTMAESEGFGSSGRVETEMTASDDSCAPKKRCINLSADDYDQFSVPTQVLSLSKMSCSERKDLKIRLRTELEHVRILQKKIASFSSNFGVLSPVSDIHSCSDGWRRPGAEISQSFMKEAKVPRGKKKTAQGRNGPRTKGLGARRPEPVKQAVSNTSIVMFMKQCETLLNRMMSHQYGWVFNAPVDVVKLKIPDYFTVIKHPMDLGTVQSKLMSGEYLTPLEFSADVRLTFKNAMTYNSPGNDVHIMAQTLSKFFEVRWKQIEKKFPVAEEEPLPSKSSVILETESEAPLVVPPYKKKKIAPFENKGRSEPVKQVMSDFEKHKLSMELEALLAELPEKIIDFLKESSLHGSQVSEDEIEIDIDALTNDTLYKLRQLLDEYLLDKQKSQAKAEPCEMELQNESGFSNSSMQPCKDEEVDIGGNDPPVSSFTPVEIEKDLVRRANKCSSSSSSRSDLGSSSSDTDSGSSSSGESDGAKGSIPLTNPKQVTASSGLSLEQKELDQRESRDSLDGFTERNSQPKSILGEPNDHHEGESAPPERQVSPEKLYRAALLRSRFADTILKAQEKTLEKGEVWDPEKLKLGKEELERRRREEKARLQAEAKAAGEARREAEAEAAAEAKKKRELEREAARQALLKMEKTVEINENSQFMEDLELFRAAPDEQLERFTEETSPGHSQNGLGSFKFKASSNPLEQLGLYMKGDGEDEEENESHSIPDLSNCPEDISKDPEEGEID
- the LOC104103281 gene encoding transcription factor GTE10-like isoform X4, whose translation is MVLTVPVHFTGQGELNKCFNKGSGEMMGKSRKVSRGYVSGFVPDYCHAVGTMAESEGFGSSGRVETEMTASDDSCAPKKRCINLSADDYDQFSVPTQVLSLSKMSCSERKDLKIRLRTELEHVRILQKKIASFSSNFGVLSPVSDIHSCSDGWRRPGAEISQSFMKEAKVPRGKKKTAQGRNGPRTKGLGARRPEPVKQAVSNTSIVMFMKQCETLLNRMMSHQYGWVFNAPVDVVKLKIPDYFTVIKHPMDLGTVQSKLMSGEYLTPLEFSADVRLTFKNAMTYNSPGNDVHIMAQTLSKFFEVRWKQIEKKFPVAEEEPLPSKSSVILETESEAPLVVPPYKKKKIAPFENKGRSEPVKQVMSDFEKHKLSMELEALLAELPEKIIDFLKESSLHGSQVSEDEIEIDIDALTNDTLYKLRQLLDEYLLDKQKSQAKAEPCEMELQNESGFSNSSMQPCKDNDPADEEVDIGGNDPPVSSFTPVEIEKDLVRRANKCSSSSSSRSDLGSSSSDSGSSSSGESDGAKGSIPLTNPKQVTASSGLSLEQKELDQRESRDSLDGFTERNSQPKSILGEPNDHHEGESAPPERQVSPEKLYRAALLRSRFADTILKAQEKTLEKGEVWDPEKLKLGKEELERRRREEKARLQAEAKAAGEARREAEAEAAAEAKKKRELEREAARQALLKMEKTVEINENSQFMEDLELFRAAPDEQLERFTEETSPGHSQNGLGSFKFKASSNPLEQLGLYMKGDGEDEEENESHSIPDLSNCPEDISKDPEEGEID
- the LOC104103281 gene encoding transcription factor GTE10-like isoform X5 produces the protein MVLTVPVHFTGQGELNKCFNKGSGEMMGKSRKVSRGYVSGFVPDYCHAVGTMAESEGFGSSGRVETEMTASDDSCAPKKRCINLSADDYDQFSVPTQVLSLSKMSCSERKDLKIRLRTELEHVRILQKKIASFSSNFGVLSPVSDIHSCSDGWRRPGAEISQSFMKEAKVPRGKKKTAQGRNGPRTKGLGARRPEPVKQAVSNTSIVMFMKQCETLLNRMMSHQYGWVFNAPVDVVKLKIPDYFTVIKHPMDLGTVQSKLMSGEYLTPLEFSADVRLTFKNAMTYNSPGNDVHIMAQTLSKFFEVRWKQIEKKFPVAEEEPLPSKSSVILETESEAPLVVPPYKKKKIAPFENKGRSEPVKQVMSDFEKHKLSMELEALLAELPEKIIDFLKESSLHGSQVSEDEIEIDIDALTNDTLYKLRQLLDEYLLDKQKSQAKAEPCEMELQNESGFSNSSMQPCKDNDPADEEVDIGGNDPPVSSFTPVEIEKDLVRRANKCSSSSSSRSDLGSSSSDSGSSSSGESDGAKGSIPLTNPKVTASSGLSLEQKELDQRESRDSLDGFTERNSQPKSILGEPNDHHEGESAPPERQVSPEKLYRAALLRSRFADTILKAQEKTLEKGEVWDPEKLKLGKEELERRRREEKARLQAEAKAAGEARREAEAEAAAEAKKKRELEREAARQALLKMEKTVEINENSQFMEDLELFRAAPDEQLERFTEETSPGHSQNGLGSFKFKASSNPLEQLGLYMKGDGEDEEENESHSIPDLSNCPEDISKDPEEGEID